A single genomic interval of Lysobacter avium harbors:
- a CDS encoding phosphoribosylanthranilate isomerase, whose translation MKRTLFRTRIKFCGLTRPGDVRLACELGADAIGFVFAHGSSRRIAPAEARAMRQALAPMVDSVALFSDNPADEVREVVRQIRPSLLQFHGSEDDAFCRASGVPYLKAIAMGSPIANEHPAALQQQYPSAAGFLFDSHGAGGSGGSGKVFDWSRIPAGVQKPFVLAGGLTADNVFDAIIATMPWAVDVSSGIESAPGLKDGDRMRRFVEQVRRADCHVLD comes from the coding sequence TTGAAGCGGACCCTTTTTCGCACCCGGATCAAGTTCTGCGGTCTCACCCGACCAGGTGACGTGCGTCTTGCGTGCGAGCTGGGCGCCGACGCGATCGGTTTCGTGTTCGCCCACGGCAGCAGCCGCCGGATCGCCCCGGCGGAGGCGCGCGCCATGCGCCAGGCGCTGGCACCGATGGTGGACTCGGTCGCCCTGTTCAGCGACAACCCTGCCGATGAAGTCCGCGAGGTCGTGCGCCAGATCCGCCCCAGCCTGCTGCAGTTCCATGGCAGCGAGGATGATGCATTCTGCCGAGCGTCCGGCGTGCCCTACCTCAAGGCCATCGCGATGGGCAGCCCGATCGCGAACGAGCACCCTGCGGCCTTGCAGCAGCAGTACCCCAGCGCTGCCGGCTTTCTTTTTGACAGCCACGGCGCCGGTGGCAGCGGCGGCAGCGGCAAGGTATTCGACTGGTCGCGCATTCCGGCCGGCGTCCAGAAGCCCTTCGTGCTGGCCGGCGGCCTGACCGCGGACAACGTGTTCGACGCGATCATTGCCACGATGCCGTGGGCGGTGGATGTCTCCAGTGGCATTGAAAGCGCGCCCGGCTTGAAGGATGGCGACCGGATGCGCCGATTCGTCGAACAGGTCCGCCGAGCCGATTGCCACGTGCTGGACTGA